A region from the Desulfuribacillus alkaliarsenatis genome encodes:
- a CDS encoding pyruvate, water dikinase regulatory protein, protein MKFEAGGITINTNATLPVVYVISDSVGETGEFVVRAVASQFNGGRVEIRRIPYVDDKASIVEAFDLAKDSGAFIAYTLVVPEMRAYVKEMGLKYDIPAVDLLGGLMDTFADFYKKQPHYAPGSMRQLDAEYFKKVEAIEFAVKYDDGKDPRGILRADVVLVGISRTSKTPLSMYLAHKRLKVANVPLAPEVTPPEELFMVPKKCIGLIINPEQLNEIRQERLKTLGLKRNANYAKYERILEELEFSEKVMKKIGCPIINVSNKAVEETAGTILDILNKGGNISG, encoded by the coding sequence ATGAAATTTGAAGCAGGAGGGATAACCATCAATACTAATGCTACACTACCAGTAGTTTATGTAATTTCAGACTCTGTAGGAGAGACAGGAGAATTTGTTGTCCGAGCGGTTGCTAGTCAATTTAATGGTGGGCGCGTCGAAATACGAAGAATCCCTTATGTAGATGACAAAGCATCTATAGTTGAGGCTTTTGATTTAGCAAAAGACTCAGGTGCTTTCATTGCTTATACTTTGGTAGTCCCAGAAATGCGAGCATATGTAAAAGAAATGGGGTTAAAGTATGACATTCCAGCAGTAGACCTGCTAGGAGGGTTAATGGATACTTTTGCAGATTTCTATAAAAAGCAGCCCCATTATGCACCTGGTTCTATGAGACAATTAGACGCAGAATACTTTAAAAAAGTGGAAGCGATAGAGTTTGCTGTAAAATATGATGATGGTAAAGACCCTCGGGGGATTTTAAGGGCTGATGTGGTATTAGTTGGTATCTCTAGAACATCTAAAACTCCTTTGTCGATGTACCTTGCCCATAAGCGACTGAAAGTTGCAAATGTTCCATTGGCTCCAGAGGTTACACCTCCTGAAGAGCTATTTATGGTTCCTAAGAAATGTATTGGTCTAATTATTAACCCAGAACAGCTAAATGAGATTCGCCAAGAACGCTTAAAGACCCTTGGGTTAAAAAGAAATGCAAATTATGCTAAATATGAAAGAATCTTAGAGGAGCTAGAGTTCTCAGAAAAAGTAATGAAAAAAATTGGTTGTCCAATCATTAATGTGTCTAATAAAGCAGTGGAGGAAACTGCTGGAACTATATTAGATATACTAAATAAAGGAGGAAATATTAGTGGATAA
- a CDS encoding CBS domain-containing protein, protein MVVVKIELTKRQEKIIDIVKSSGPITGENIAERLSLSRAALRPDLAILTMSGFLDARPRVGYFYLGKEMYGKKLREMQVKDYKSIPIVVPDQATAYDAMCMMFMEDVGTVLVVRDINDIKTLVGIVTKKDLLKAAIGKQNMSNVPISMVMTRSPHIITVGNNESLYIAAKKLVEYQVDCIPVINLIDNQYELMGYISRDTITRIFVELASIHSV, encoded by the coding sequence ATGGTGGTGGTTAAGATTGAACTGACAAAACGTCAGGAGAAGATAATAGACATAGTAAAAAGTAGTGGTCCAATAACTGGAGAAAATATAGCTGAACGCCTATCGCTATCACGGGCTGCTTTAAGACCAGATCTAGCAATACTTACTATGTCAGGTTTTTTAGATGCTAGGCCCAGAGTTGGATACTTCTACTTAGGAAAAGAAATGTATGGCAAAAAGCTAAGGGAAATGCAGGTAAAGGATTACAAGTCGATTCCAATTGTAGTACCTGACCAGGCAACTGCCTATGATGCTATGTGTATGATGTTTATGGAAGATGTCGGAACCGTGTTGGTTGTACGAGATATAAATGATATCAAAACCCTTGTTGGGATTGTAACAAAGAAAGACTTATTAAAAGCCGCTATTGGAAAACAGAACATGAGTAACGTCCCAATATCTATGGTAATGACAAGATCTCCACACATTATAACCGTGGGTAATAATGAATCTTTGTATATCGCTGCAAAAAAACTTGTAGAGTACCAAGTTGATTGCATACCTGTAATAAATCTAATCGACAATCAATATGAGTTAATGGGGTATATTTCCCGTGACACTATTACACGAATTTTTGTAGAATTAGCATCTATTCACAGCGTTTAA
- the glyS gene encoding glycine--tRNA ligase subunit beta, protein MTVKDFLLELGTEEIPARFMPGIIADCKQKTENWLNELNIPYREIAVYGTPRRIVIYVHELSEKQQDKTIEARGPAKKAAYDDAGNLTKAGLGFAKGQGVDASQLETRATENGEYIFAVKKIAGGKTIDILSGIKDVILNISFPKNMRWGNHDLRFVRPIQWLLCMYGNEVIPFSIANKETSNISFGHRFLSETPLQINSPDMYFEVLRKNYVIVDQTQRQQDIIAELKRIEKEHNVTIPIDSDLLEEVTYLVEFPTAIIGSFEEEYLQIPKEVLITSMKEHQRYFPVMDSQGTLLAHFVTIKNGDNRAVETIKKGNEKVLRARLADARFFYEEDKKVAIDSFNKKLTAIVYQEELGTITDKLHRIKENADEITKHMLLTADDEKNLARTIEICKFDLVTNMVYEFPELQGLMGREYALLAGERAEVADAIFEHYLPRFAGDEIPKSIVGSIVSVADKIDTIVSCFGIGIIPTGSQDPYALRRQATGICQIIKGNQLELPLNTLVDIALTTNAQKDLLKKPKTELVKSIMDFFMLRVKNILQDEGVRYDCIEACLDMETGNILDIIAKGHALQKALELESFSGIIETCNRVRNIAAKFEGKSEYNIELFIEPIEKELYDIYQTNKKRIEESVRARNYQEVIQIIGQLKPEIDRYFDNVMVMDKDDKIKNNRLAFLSELNNTLSVIGDTSKIINK, encoded by the coding sequence TCTTATTAGAATTAGGAACTGAAGAGATACCAGCAAGATTTATGCCAGGCATTATTGCTGATTGCAAACAAAAAACTGAAAATTGGTTAAATGAGCTTAATATTCCATATAGAGAAATAGCTGTTTATGGGACACCTCGACGCATTGTAATTTACGTTCATGAGCTAAGCGAAAAGCAACAGGATAAAACCATCGAAGCAAGGGGACCAGCAAAAAAAGCTGCTTATGATGATGCTGGTAATCTGACTAAGGCAGGTTTAGGATTTGCTAAAGGACAAGGTGTAGATGCAAGTCAACTAGAGACTAGAGCTACTGAAAATGGCGAGTATATCTTTGCAGTTAAGAAAATAGCTGGTGGTAAAACAATTGATATTTTAAGTGGTATTAAAGATGTTATACTAAATATTTCTTTCCCGAAAAATATGCGATGGGGTAATCATGATTTACGTTTTGTTCGACCTATCCAATGGCTTTTATGTATGTACGGTAATGAAGTAATTCCTTTCTCTATTGCGAATAAAGAGACTTCTAACATATCCTTTGGCCATAGGTTTTTAAGTGAGACTCCTTTGCAAATTAACAGTCCAGACATGTATTTCGAGGTATTAAGAAAAAATTATGTAATTGTAGATCAAACTCAAAGACAACAGGATATTATAGCTGAACTTAAGCGGATTGAGAAAGAGCATAATGTTACTATTCCTATTGATAGTGATTTATTAGAAGAGGTAACTTATTTAGTGGAATTTCCGACAGCCATTATTGGTAGCTTTGAAGAAGAGTATCTACAGATACCTAAGGAAGTACTAATCACTTCAATGAAGGAGCACCAAAGATATTTTCCTGTAATGGATTCACAGGGCACACTGTTAGCACACTTTGTTACCATCAAAAATGGAGACAACAGAGCCGTTGAGACCATAAAAAAAGGCAATGAAAAGGTTCTTAGGGCTAGATTAGCCGATGCAAGATTTTTTTACGAAGAAGATAAGAAGGTTGCTATCGATAGCTTTAACAAAAAACTTACGGCGATAGTATACCAGGAAGAGCTAGGTACAATTACAGATAAGCTTCACAGAATCAAAGAAAATGCTGATGAAATTACAAAGCACATGCTATTAACTGCTGATGATGAAAAGAATTTAGCCCGTACTATTGAAATATGTAAATTTGATTTAGTTACCAATATGGTTTACGAATTTCCAGAGCTACAAGGATTGATGGGTAGAGAGTATGCTTTATTAGCTGGAGAAAGAGCTGAAGTAGCAGATGCGATATTCGAACACTATCTGCCACGCTTTGCTGGAGATGAAATTCCGAAATCAATAGTTGGTTCTATAGTCAGTGTCGCCGATAAAATTGATACAATTGTTAGCTGCTTTGGGATTGGTATTATACCTACAGGGTCACAGGATCCATATGCTTTAAGACGTCAAGCGACTGGAATCTGCCAAATTATTAAAGGGAATCAATTAGAACTGCCCTTAAATACATTAGTAGATATAGCTTTAACTACGAATGCCCAAAAAGACCTATTAAAAAAACCTAAAACGGAGCTGGTAAAAAGCATAATGGATTTCTTTATGCTCCGTGTTAAGAATATACTCCAGGACGAAGGTGTCCGTTATGACTGTATAGAGGCCTGCTTAGATATGGAAACAGGTAATATATTAGACATAATAGCTAAAGGACATGCCTTGCAAAAAGCACTAGAGCTTGAGTCGTTTTCAGGCATTATAGAAACCTGTAACCGAGTAAGGAATATTGCTGCTAAGTTTGAAGGTAAGTCAGAATATAATATTGAACTGTTCATAGAGCCTATAGAAAAAGAGCTATATGATATATATCAAACAAACAAGAAGCGTATAGAGGAGTCGGTAAGGGCACGTAATTACCAAGAGGTAATACAAATTATCGGACAGCTAAAACCAGAAATTGATCGCTATTTTGATAATGTTATGGTTATGGATAAAGACGATAAAATTAAAAACAATCGTTTAGCTTTCTTAAGCGAACTAAATAATACTTTATCTGTAATCGGTGATACAAGCAAAATTATAAATAAATAA